A window from Elusimicrobiota bacterium encodes these proteins:
- the gcvT gene encoding glycine cleavage system aminomethyltransferase GcvT yields the protein MSTTTTLRRTSLNAIQRAAGGRMVDFHGWELAVQFSSILQEHHAVRKAAGMFDVSHMGQVTIEGPQSLAFLQKVSANDAGRLKIGDAMYSHLLNPRGGLVDDVIFSKLGDERWFMVVNAATADKDFAWLSAQAAGMSVQLENRSDYYGMMALQGPMAERIMASVSPAAAKLKRFGAHELDLYGQKCLITRTGYTGEDGFEAIVPNEIASRVWETLMVNGASYGLLPCGLGCRDTLRLEAGYLLYGSDVDDEHTSFEANYGWVVKLAKGDFIGKPALEKQQREGLKRKLLGVKLTERGVPRPGAPVLLGEEKLGTLTSATFSPTLQAGIGVGYMNRPDLAAGTKVQIELHGRRFAAEIAAVPFYKRPK from the coding sequence ATGAGCACTACAACCACGCTTCGACGCACCTCGCTCAACGCGATCCAGCGGGCGGCCGGCGGCCGCATGGTGGACTTCCACGGCTGGGAGCTCGCCGTGCAGTTCTCGAGCATCCTGCAGGAGCACCATGCCGTGCGCAAGGCCGCCGGCATGTTCGACGTCTCCCACATGGGCCAGGTCACCATCGAGGGCCCCCAGTCCCTCGCCTTCCTGCAGAAGGTGAGCGCCAACGACGCCGGGCGGCTCAAGATCGGCGACGCGATGTACTCCCATCTGCTCAACCCCCGCGGCGGGCTCGTCGACGACGTCATCTTCTCCAAGCTCGGCGACGAGCGCTGGTTCATGGTCGTCAACGCGGCGACCGCCGACAAGGACTTCGCCTGGCTGAGCGCGCAGGCCGCCGGGATGTCGGTCCAGCTCGAGAACCGCAGCGACTACTACGGCATGATGGCGCTGCAGGGGCCGATGGCGGAGCGCATCATGGCGTCGGTCTCGCCCGCGGCGGCGAAGCTCAAGCGCTTCGGCGCCCACGAGCTCGACCTCTACGGCCAGAAGTGCCTCATCACCCGCACCGGCTACACCGGCGAGGACGGCTTCGAGGCCATCGTGCCCAACGAGATCGCCTCGCGCGTCTGGGAGACGCTCATGGTCAACGGCGCCTCCTACGGCCTGCTTCCCTGCGGGCTCGGCTGCCGCGACACGCTCCGGCTCGAGGCCGGCTACCTGCTCTACGGCAGCGACGTCGACGACGAGCATACCTCCTTCGAGGCGAACTACGGCTGGGTGGTGAAGCTCGCGAAGGGCGACTTCATCGGCAAGCCCGCGCTCGAGAAGCAGCAGCGCGAGGGGCTCAAGCGCAAGCTGCTCGGAGTGAAGCTCACCGAGCGCGGCGTGCCCCGCCCCGGCGCCCCCGTCCTGCTCGGAGAGGAGAAGCTCGGGACGCTCACGAGCGCGACCTTCTCCCCGACGCTCCAGGCCGGCATCGGCGTCGGCTACATGAACCGTCCCGACCTCGCGGCCGGGACGAAGGTCCAGATCGAGCTGCACGGCCGCCGCTTCGCGGCCGAGATCGCCGCGGTGCCGTTCTACAAGCGCCCGAAATAG